From the genome of Setaria viridis chromosome 1, Setaria_viridis_v4.0, whole genome shotgun sequence:
TAAAACAATCcttttgaaattttgaaaaaCATATGCTGCAGAGACCAAATTGTTGAGCCATGTGAACATCGGGTGGATGGCATGAAAGAAAAAATCCATCTacctaaaaaacaaaaaatccaTCCCGTATCGACCCTGGCGACCGCGGCCCGATGTTGGTGCTCGATGCTCAGCCATTGGACCCTCAGCGTCCTGCCATGCTGCCGCCAGGCGTGCGCTGACCCGCGCCACGCGAATTTGGCCATCAGCGGGCGCGCCGCTTCCTTGCCTACGCCGGAGAGAGGTGACGGGAtacgaggagagagaggggagataTTCAAATGCTTTTGAAATCATCAAGAGGAGTGATATAACGGATAAGGCGGGGGAGAttctttagtaccagttgggagctccaaccggtactaaaggtcacccacctattagtaccgggtggagcctccacccggtattaAATGCCTTCAagcacattagtatcgggtggaggctccacccggtactgatgggtgacctttagtaccgggtggagctcccacccggtactaatggagGTCATGGGGGCTTCTGGGTAGACCtaatactaatgctcacattagtaccgggttaaaaaaataatcggtactacgggctaggaccaatgctcagttttttaGCAGTGTAGCTAGCAATCCATCATGgatcaaaaaaaaacttctatAAATGAACTTGCATGTCTTGTGCTCATGACTCTCTTCGTATCTTAGACACCCATTTCTTGTTATTTTAGTACAAACACGTTAATTTCCGCTGGGCAATGCAAACCCCAAAAATTTAATCCAAGAAAGTAGAAATCATTCATGTCACACATTTATGAAGATATTAAGTTCCAAGAATCAGAGTAGGGGGTATGCAAAAACCATGAAAATTTGTTCAAATATTGGAAGTAAACGTTTGTAATCTAAGacattcttgaacatgtcttggCCTCAACTATGGCGTTCTTGAACAAGAGTTGGAAATCTGACATTCTTGAACAAGAGTCGAGGAAATCCACAATTTTAATCCTTATTGATCTCATTAGAAGCACACTAAATTATCCTGGcagaaagtaaggacctaattTTCTAATAGGCTTTCAAACTTCAACTTCTTGAAAGCAATATTGCTAAAACATTCTCTGATTGACTCAACGTTTCTTACTAGGCTTGACGACTGAACATTTTCTATGAGAAATATTGTTTAAACAGATTCATTTGCCTCAACATTTCTAATAGGATTGTCGACtcaacatattttttattttttacaaaTTAAATATATTCTGTGATGGGCCGAGGTGTTCGGTGCGACTGTGAAGCAGGCAGCGGTGACGCGACGAGGGCATCTTGGCATCGGCTCCAACCTTGAGCATGGCGGCGATGAGTGTACAAGAACAGGGCCAGGACCAGGAATGATCAGATTAATACTAAATGGCAGTGCTAGTAAAATTTTTCAACATTATAATAATGACTAAAATACCCTAATGAACCAATGGTTAGATTTTCTACGTACTTACATACTACTCCCACTAAAGAGCTGTATAGGGTACTGTAAAGGTGCTCTATTCTAAACAGAACTCCCAATTCAGGAAAATAATAGGCTTCTGATTCCAGCACGCTCTTGAGCTGCTAGTTTCAGGATGTGATTGCTCACCTAAACTTCTGTCCTGTTTTGCCACATGTTTGAAGAATCGAAGTACCTTCACTTATGTACCTGTGAATGCATCGGATCACTAGAATGAACTGCACTACAATTTGTGGACTCCATAACCATCTCAGAGAAACAGGCATTACCACTCATGCGTCATGGCTCATGAGAACCAATGTCCCTGATGCACATGAGTAAAGAAAGGACTGCATGTAACCAAACACCCAGTGAGTGGAACTCGATTCCAGTTCACAAATTCCATGCCAATACCTGGGATTCAAGCGGACCACAACAAGACCAGAAAGATAAGGCCACTTGTGGCTGAAGCGAATGCCTTCTTGGACGATCCAAATTACTGACCAAATTGTATCAGAAGGGAATACAGAGAAGACTGTCACATGAATGTACAATTGTTAGCTAAAGTATAACATAACCTAtggtaagaaaaagaaaactttttgTTTAGGCGCCTCTGCTACCTCTGTTCTTCAGTGTTACTCCTTGTCCTTTTGTCTTTCATGATTGGATACTTATTACAGAAATAAATCAACAAATGGTATTCGGATGGTGCCAGGATCACCGGCAGAGCAGAACAAGTATGATGGTGATTATGAGCCGGAAAAGGCGGTGATGCACTGGTGGTCTGGTGCTGATCAGCTGGCACCGGGTCCTGCAGCATTGCCGTCTACTGAACGGCAAGGAAGGTGCTGCTCGTTGGACCGGCTGAATTCGCCGTTGCCGCAGCCGTCGCTGGTGGTGCAGTTGCGTCGCCACTGCTCCCGATCACAGTAGGCTTCTGGAAGCTCGTCTTGTACTTCGTTTTGTCTTCATCGTTGCCGCCTTCTTCAGTGTAGTCGCCTCCCATGTCGTTGTCGTCGCTCTCCGTCTCGTCTGCTCCgaactgctgctgcagcagctgcacgTCTGTTTCTTTCATGTTGTCCTCTGCCCTCTGTGCAACGTCAATTCTGAATCCTGATTAGCATGTGCGCAATTAGTTGATTTCCAAGAATGGAAACCTTTACGGTGAAAGCTCGACGTTACCTTGTTTTTGTCGCCGTCATCAGGCACGGTGGTCGCGGGTGCCGTCTCGCCGTTGTTGCCGGGAGGACCTTGCACGTTTCCCTGTCCATCATTCTTCGACTTGCCAGCGTCGTGGCAGCTCTTCCCCTCGAGCTCGCGCGGGTTCAGGTTCGGATTCTCCAGCACcgtgacggcgacggcggccgtgTACGCTCCCGGCGCGGTGCTGATGCCTCCGCCGGCGAAGCGTTTCTTGCGGTACATGGCGTCGAGCTGGTGGAAGTACGGGCAGGTCTTGGAGTCCTCGGGGCGCCTCTTGTTGCTCTCCTTCACCTTCTTGTAGTACTTGTTGATGTTCTCCCACTTCTCCTTGCACCGCTTGGCGCTCCGGTGGTACCCGATCCTCCGCATTCCGGCGGCGATGTCCTCCCAGAGCGGGCCCTTGGCCACGACGTCATGGTACTGCTCGTCCTTCTCGGTTCGCAGCTGGATCAGCGCCTGCACCTCCTCCTTCGGCCACCGCGACGGCAGCGAAGACCCGCTGCCCTCTCCTCCAGCCCACGCCCGGGCCTCCTCCGGCTTGGGAGGCGCGGGCACAGGCTGGAGCGAGGCGTCGTGGCGAGGCGACGGCGGGGTGCGGTCGGGCATCGGCGCGGGCACGGGCATGGCGACGGCGATCGGGGGAGGGAGGCGCACGGGCTCCCCCTGCTGTTGCCCACCGCCGATGCGCTGGAGGAACGCGATCAGCGCGGCGTcgcgggaggccgcggcggcgcgctccctgGCGAGCTGCTCCCGCTCGTGGTTCATGCGGGCgacctcctgccgccgccacgcctcctcgcgcgccgtgCGCTCCGCCTCCCACCGCTCGAGCGTCTCCAGGAACACGCGCTGCATCGCGTCCTGCTTCTCCGTGACCTGCTTCATCATACCCTCGAAGATCGCCATCATCTccctgtcgtcgccgccgctctcgcccTTGCCGCGGCCCGCCTCCAGGACACCGTCATCCAGGTCGTCGTCCGACTCGGAGTCGGACTCAGACCCCGACATGGACGAGAAGCTGAGGTCCGGCAGGGCGGAGCCGCCGGGAGGGCCTAGCTGTTGGGTCGCAGGGGTCGCCGTCCACGCCGCCATTGTCCTCAACGGTTGATGATCAGCTTGCACCGTGGCCATACCCGtggcctgctgctgccgctgcgccGCGGCGTGGAGCGCCTCGAGCTGCGAGAAGAAGCGGTAGCTCTTGCCGTCCTGGCGCCCGGCGCGGGCGTCCTTGGTGCGCCTGTAGTACTTGTCCACGTTCTCAAACTTCTCCTTGCACTTCTTGGCGCTCCGGTGGTATCCCAGACCCGCAAGCTTCCTGCAAAAACGAGCCCCAACACACAACACGGCCGATGCACCTGTTAGCTCTTTCTCGCGTTCACGTCTCAACCAAGGCGAAGTCATGAAGTGGTGATGACTTCGTTGTATGTGCCGTGCGGAGAAGTATCTTTCATCAAAGAGAGTGGAACGGATGGGTCAAAGCTCGTCATCATTCGTCCTCTCACTCCGCTCGCTGAAAGGGACCGGACATACGCGGAAGGAATTGGAATTTGGAAGCGGATCGGAGGCATGTAAAGCGACGACGGAGAGGGAGAGGCATCAGACATCACCAGTCACCAGTGCTTGGAATCAGCAGAGATGTGTTGATGATGTCAAGTTGATGGCATCGTGTCCGAGGAATATAAACTAAGTGAGGTGGTGACGACAGCGGCCGGCGGCCCGGTGCCGGGGTCGTCAGCGAAAtgctttccttccttcttccccgGAAAACAATGAGCGCATCGATGGAAGTGTTTTAAAAGGAAGAGAGGAATAGAAAAACTGTGCAGCtagcctgcaggctgcagctgctgccatACTGCCATGTCTGTGCTGCTGTTGCTCGCACAATCACGCCGCGGCACACGGCTGCCCGGGCGCCGGGATCCTTATCGTCCTGCGCTTCACTGCACCTACCACTTCACTAGGCTCCAATCTCACATAAACCGGGGAGCATTACGCCAAAGGCGCTGGGGAAAAAAGCAGGGGTAAAAAGATGACAGGATAGCTCGCCATCGTTTCACCAGCGACGCCGGACGGCGAGGTGAATTCCGTGAAACCGTTAGCCGCATTCCGCTGCAGGCGaaagagagaagagaaaaggGAATTACGGCTTGCTTTCTCACCTGGCGACGTCCTCCCAGAGCGGCGCTTTGAGTGGGGCGTTCCGGAAGTCGGCGTCCATCTCCGTCCGGATCCTGATGAGCGCCAGCGTCTCCTCGCGCGGCCACCGGTGGCCGCCGGACCCCGACGCtcccacgccgctgccgccgacaACGTCGGCCGGCACGTCCTCCTCTTGTAGGTTGGCCACGGCGCCAGCGCCGGAGCCGCCCGCTGGCAATTCCTCGAAATTGGCACTCGGCGTCGTCCCCgcaggctgcagctgcatcggcggcggcgggatggcggtGGCAGACACGAGccccgtcggcgtcggcgggaaCGGGGCCGTGCCAGCCGTCGGCGGGGCCGTGTACGGGGACCCGGCGCCACCATGGTGGTGCAGCATggccaccagcccaccaccaccacctttcCTTCCCTGCCCAAAACACGAAATTCAGTTGATCTGCCACCTCGCAAGACCTAGGCAATAGAAAATTGCGGCATCACTTAACCAGTACTGCGACTAGCTATAGCAGCGTCTCTCTTGTCTCCGGCCTACAAGTACGTACTACCAACTACCATTAGTCTAGGAGAGCAATTCAGGCACCGAATTGGGGAGAATTCTTGCTTCCACACCCATCTCTCTCAGTCCCCGTTGCCCTCCCGTCTCTCTCTAGTCACAGGGAGAGTGAGTGCCACGAGGAAGGTTAGGGGACTTACGGCGCCTCTGGACGGCTGGTTATGACGgaaattgggggggggggggggggggggggggggggggggggggggggggggcgctgtgcagctaggggaggaggaagaggggacGGTGGTGAAAGGAATGGGATGGGGTCATGGACAACTGGAAAGGGCAAAAGAGGGTGGAGGGCAGGCAGAGAAAACCAAGAGCCTCTACAAAGGGGAGGCTGGGGTATGGTACATGTGTAAACTCCACTAGATACTAGTGCTTTAGGATTTCTTGTATGTATCTCCCTCACAAGATTTGCGAACTTTGTAAACAAGATATCTACGCATTTTATAAAATCTTAGAGATACGGAATGAGATCTTAACTTCTCCAGGAGTAATTGTACGTGCATATCAAGATATATATTTAAGCTTGAAGACATAACAATATCGGCATTTTTTGCCCATTGGATTCCCTTCATAAATGTTAGGGCTAGGTGTGCCTCTGCGGGAGAAATTATGTATCTCCACGTGAGATAAGCAACTTTATAAAATATCGTCATTTTAGTCAACCATTTATTCAATAAATATTAGGGataaaaaacaagtcattccaTCCCCATGAGTAAGTATAGGTGCCTCCCATAGAAGATATCTGAGTTTCAAGAAAAATTCTTTATATTTCATTAATTCATATGATTTACTTCTTATATGTTGGAGATAGATAATGTGTGCTATATGCCCATATCTATCTTGCATAGATACAATTTCATTGAGAAAGAATATTCATTATGATTGAATCTATTGATATCACTTTTTCTGTCTCTTAAAAAGAATAGAAATTTTCAATAAGAAACAAATAAACATGCTTCAGTAGGATCCATTTCAATATATATACAATGATGAATCTTACATGTCTCCTAACTCGAATATGCTTAAATGCATCAAAATATAGAATACATTTAAGTTTTCGCCACTTGGATTATTTCCATTAATATTTTTCTATTAGGGATTTCATAAGTCATTGTATATCGTGCAATTAAGTTGGTACTACAACGATTATTGTGGTAAACTTGGTGATATGATATCAGCAAGGTAAAACTGTACATATTTTGTGAGAAGAAAATATTTAGTATTATGCTCATAAAAACTACAGGAATATACTAGTCGTGAGCCACTATGCCATAACAAGCACGTCTATGCTTGATTAAATACATTTGAATGCACGATTTGTTTGATGCACCAAAAAGAGTGCTAATAGTTAAGATGGAGAATTTTAGACCTTACAATTACCATAAGTATCCTTGTTGCTAGGAGAGTTTGATTCTTATGAAGGATGAATAAAATCATCCTAGTCAAaagtttagatttattcacctgATTGAAGACGTGCAAATATCAATGCAAACTGATTATTGGGTATCTATATGTTATAAGTTGAATCCAATATAAGCAATATATATGTGGTCGTTAGTGTGTGGAGCTAAATTAGAGAAGTTCATAATTATTTTTCCATTCTAAAAAAAGAACACAATAATGTATTATAAAACTTTAAAATAGATAAGACTCTCATACATATTTTAAATGTGCGAAACCATTACAATACCCTTACATATGATTTCTTATTTGAAAAgtatgatttttattttttcggTGTGGCTACTTCTTGATATGTTTAACATA
Proteins encoded in this window:
- the LOC117841397 gene encoding trihelix transcription factor GTL1 isoform X2 → MLHHHGGAGSPYTAPPTAGTAPFPPTPTGLVSATAIPPPPMQLQPAGTTPSANFEELPAGGSGAGAVANLQEEDVPADVVGGSGVGASGSGGHRWPREETLALIRIRTEMDADFRNAPLKAPLWEDVARKLAGLGYHRSAKKCKEKFENVDKYYRRTKDARAGRQDGKSYRFFSQLEALHAAAQRQQQATGMATVQADHQPLRTMAAWTATPATQQLGPPGGSALPDLSFSSMSGSESDSESDDDLDDGVLEAGRGKGESGGDDREMMAIFEGMMKQVTEKQDAMQRVFLETLERWEAERTAREEAWRRQEVARMNHEREQLARERAAAASRDAALIAFLQRIGGGQQQGEPVRLPPPIAVAMPVPAPMPDRTPPSPRHDASLQPVPAPPKPEEARAWAGGEGSGSSLPSRWPKEEVQALIQLRTEKDEQYHDVVAKGPLWEDIAAGMRRIGYHRSAKRCKEKWENINKYYKKVKESNKRRPEDSKTCPYFHQLDAMYRKKRFAGGGISTAPGAYTAAVAVTVLENPNLNPRELEGKSCHDAGKSKNDGQGNVQGPPGNNGETAPATTVPDDGDKNKDSELTLHRGQRTT
- the LOC117841397 gene encoding trihelix transcription factor GTL1 isoform X1 codes for the protein MLHHHGGAGSPYTAPPTAGTAPFPPTPTGLVSATAIPPPPMQLQPAGTTPSANFEELPAGGSGAGAVANLQEEDVPADVVGGSGVGASGSGGHRWPREETLALIRIRTEMDADFRNAPLKAPLWEDVARKLAGLGYHRSAKKCKEKFENVDKYYRRTKDARAGRQDGKSYRFFSQLEALHAAAQRQQQATGMATVQADHQPLRTMAAWTATPATQQLGPPGGSALPDLSFSSMSGSESDSESDDDLDDGVLEAGRGKGESGGDDREMMAIFEGMMKQVTEKQDAMQRVFLETLERWEAERTAREEAWRRQEVARMNHEREQLARERAAAASRDAALIAFLQRIGGGQQQGEPVRLPPPIAVAMPVPAPMPDRTPPSPRHDASLQPVPAPPKPEEARAWAGGEGSGSSLPSRWPKEEVQALIQLRTEKDEQYHDVVAKGPLWEDIAAGMRRIGYHRSAKRCKEKWENINKYYKKVKESNKRRPEDSKTCPYFHQLDAMYRKKRFAGGGISTAPGAYTAAVAVTVLENPNLNPRELEGKSCHDAGKSKNDGQGNVQGPPGNNGETAPATTVPDDGDKNKRAEDNMKETDVQLLQQQFGADETESDDNDMGGDYTEEGGNDEDKTKYKTSFQKPTVIGSSGDATAPPATAAATANSAGPTSSTFLAVQ
- the LOC117841397 gene encoding trihelix transcription factor GTL1 isoform X3; the encoded protein is MLHHHGGAGSPYTAPPTAGTAPFPPTPTGLVSATAIPPPPMQLQPAGTTPSANFEELPAGGSGAGAVANLQEEDVPADVVGGSGVGASGSGGHRWPREETLALIRIRTEMDADFRNAPLKAPLWEDVARKLAGLGYHRSAKKCKEKFENVDKYYRRTKDARAGRQDGKSYRFFSQLEALHAAAQRQQQATGMATVQADHQPLRTMAAWTATPATQQLGPPGGSALPDLSFSSMSGSESDSESDDDLDDGVLEAGRGKGESGGDDREMMAIFEGMMKQVTEKQDAMQRVFLETLERWEAERTAREEAWRRQEVARMNHEREQLARERAAAASRDAALIAFLQRIGGGQQQGEPVRLPPPIAVAMPVPAPMPDRTPPSPRHDASLQPVPAPPKPEEARAWAGGEGSGSSLPSRWPKEEVQALIQLRTEKDEQYHDVVAKGPLWEDIAAGMRRIGYHRSAKRCKEKWENINKYYKKVKESNKRRPEDSKTCPYFHQLDAMYRKKRFAGGGISTAPGAYTAAVAVTVLENPNLNPRELEGKSCHDAGKSKNDGQGNVQGPPGNNGETAPATTVPDDGDKNKN